A genome region from Magnolia sinica isolate HGM2019 chromosome 8, MsV1, whole genome shotgun sequence includes the following:
- the LOC131252933 gene encoding uncharacterized protein LOC131252933 — protein MKSLSSLGIGLSLVFGCLFLALVAELYYLLWWKKRISNRDIEDDYSSSTRELFYLLCWKKPTSSSTALNPHTSARITDGHGHHGHPSDDHSNTSGMDLLLKPYGEDGLDTELMRLHNQHGPPRFLFTIKEETKEDLESDDGKSKGDNKSRKGSRGKSLSDLLLAVETPFLTPLSSPPFFTPPLTPMDCYNQTGFNPLFESSTDAEVSRMRSPPPKFKFLKDAEEKLYRKTLMERALKAHRSGGPVEDEGVKGPTSSKEEDGSFITILIGKSKEKDHLHHSSSSQVLPLPSSPSNIRPVSKKPMIVQ, from the coding sequence ATGAAATCTTTGAGCAGTTTAGGCATTGGCCTGAGCCTTGTTTTTGGCTGTCTTTTTCTAGCCCTTGTTGCTGAGCTCTACTACTTGCTATGGTGGAAGAAGAGAATATCAAATAGAGACATTGAAGATGACTACAGCAGCTCTACGAGAGAGCTTTTCTATCTCCTCTGTTGGAAAAAGCCCACCTCCTCTTCCACAGCTCTAAACCCTCACACATCTGCCAGAATCACAGATGGTCATGGCCATCATGGTCATCCATCTGATGACCATTCCAACACTAGTGGCATGGATCTCTTGCTCAAGCCCTATGGAGAGGATGGTTTGGACACAGAGCTGATGAGGCTGCACAACCAACATGGCCCACCTAGATTCCTCTTCACAATCAAGGAGGAGACAAAGGAGGACTTGGAATCTGATGATGGGAAATCCAAGGGTGATAATAAGAGCAGGAAAGGGTCCAGAGGCAAGAGCTTAAGTGACCTACTCCTTGCTGTAGAGACCCCATTTCTAACCCCTCTCTCATCCCCACCTTTCTTCACTCCCCCTTTAACACCAATGGATTGCTACAACCAAACTGGTTTCAATCCTCTCTTTGAGTCCTCCACGGATGCTGAGGTGAGTAGGATGAGGTCACCCCCTCCAAAATTCAAGTTCTTAAAGGATGCTGAGGAGAAGCTATACAGGAAAACACTCATGGAGAGAGCTCTGAAGGCCCATAGGAGTGGTGGACCTGTGGAAGATGAAGGGGTGAAAGGCCCTACATCTTCAAAAGAGGAAGATGGGTCTTTTATTACCATCCTCATTGGTAAGAGCAAAGAGaaagatcatctccaccattcaagcTCCTCACAGGTACTTCCATTGCCTTCTTCCCCTTCAAACATCAGGCCAGTTAGCAAAAAGCCCATGATCGTCCAATAG